The region TAGATGCTAGTTGTTCAGGATGTATAGCTATTAATTTATTGTCTTAATATATAAGGTTGTTTCTTATGCTCGTTTCCAAGCCCTGTCCGCACTGTGGGGGAGATGTGGTTATGTACCGTAATCCTGTCCCTACTGTGGATGTTGTTATTTATGATCCCGCCCTCGGAGTTGTTTTGATTGAGCGCAACAATCCGCCTTTTGGCTGGGCCTTGCCCGGAGGTTTTGTGGATTACGGAGAAACCCTTGAGCATGCCGCTGTGCGGGAAGCAAAAGAAGAGACCGGGCTTGATGTAGTGTTGACCGGACTGGTAGGAGTTTACTCCATGCCGACCCGTGATGACCGCCAGCACACCATAAGCATCACATACAGCGCAGTCGCGCGTGATACCAGTCTCCTGCAGGCCGGTGACGATGCTGGAACGGCTTCTTTTTTTCAATTGCATAGCCTTCCTGATCTGGTTTTTGATCATCGGGATATTCTGGGTGATTTTTCTTCAAAAATACTTCGACTGCATGAACATGCCGCTGTGGGTAGCAGCGGTTAACAAGCGATAAAAAAGGGAGTCCTGCCAGTGCACGACGTTCTTTATGTTACTTCGGAAATGTATCCTTTTTCCAAGACGGGAGGTCTTGGTGATGTGATGGGGGCATTGCCTCCTGCTGTCCACGCCAAAGGAGTGCGGACTGCTGTGATCACACCTTTTTACGGTCGGATGAATCTAGCCGGTCACAAGTTGCGTCTGGTCTATTCCGATTTGCACGTGGGATACCCATGGCCCTCCACAACAGCGGAAATATATCAGACTGATTATGATGGAATTTCCGTATATTTTGTCTCCCGTGGTGAATATTTTGATCGTCGCCACTATTACAATACCCACAACGGCGATTATTTCGATAATTGTGAACGGTTCATCTTTTTTTGCAAGGCAGTGCTCAAGTGGGCCCGCCTGCTGCCATCTGCGCCGACGGTGATTCATTCTCATGACTGGCAGTCCTCGCTTGTGCCGCCATATCTTTATTTTGACCGGGAGCATGATTCCTTCTGGAAAAATACCAGAACAGTCACCACCATCCACAACCTCGCCTTTCAGGGACGTTTTTCGGAAAGATTGTTCCATGAATCCGGGCTGCCCGCCGAGGCGTGGTCCATGCACGGAGCTGAATTTTATGGTGATTTGAATATGCTTAAGGCCAGCATTGCCTACAGCGACGCCGTGACGACAGTCAGTCCCTCATATGCACAAGAGATTCTGGGACCTGAGTTCGGTTGCGGGCTGGAAGGGTTTCTGAACGCTCAGACCCACAAATTGTATGGCATTCTAAACGGCGCTGATTATGCTGTCTGGGATCCTTCTGAAGATAAATTTCTGCCTTGCTGCTACAGCGCTGATAATGTGCAGGGAAAACAGGAATGCAAAAAAAGCATGCTTAGCGATTTTTACATGTCCGAGCAGTTGGTTGATAAACCTGTACTTGGTTTTATAGGCCGTTTGCGGGATCAGAAGGGCATTGACCTGCTCATTGACATCCTGCCGAGGCTGATGGAGAAGGAAGTAGGTGTAATCGTTCTGGGAGAGGGTGACCTCGGCTACGAGGCCCGCTTGCTGGAGTTTATGGAGGAGTATCCCGGTCGTTTTTGTGTTCAGGTGGGCTATACTGAAGATCTGGCCCATGGAATTCAGGCCGGGGCAGATATTTTCCTCATGCCGTCCCGCTACGAGCCGTGCGGGCTGACCCAGATTTACGCGTTGCGGTTCGGCACTCCGCCTGTCGCAACGGCTGTGGGCGGATTGCGTGATACCATCACCCCTTATCCGGATGAAGGTGCCACCGGCTTTACTTTTGCCGAGCCGGACGGGGATTTATTCTATGATGCCGTGATTCAGGCTGTTGACCTGTGGCATGATCGACCGGAATGGGAAAAAATGGTTAAGCGGGCCATGCTTAAAGAATTTACATGGAACCGCTCCGCAGGTGAATATATTAAATTATATCAGTCCCTTGGTGCTAGGGTGTAGTGAAAGCATGAGTCTGACGGAAGTTGTTTTAAATTTACAAGCTGTCGAATGTATGGATGTTCCAGCAAGCAAGAGGATTAAGCCCTGATGCCAGAAACTTTACCTGTTTATATCGCCCCGTTTGACCTTTTCCTCTTCGGCAAGGGTGAGCATTGGGATTTATACCGGATTTTAGGTGCTCATTTTGACCTGCAGGAAGAGCAGGAGGGGTACCGTTTTGCGGTCTGGGCCCCCAATGCCCGTGAAGTTTTTGTAACCGGGGATTTTAACGGCTGGAATAACCGGGCCAATAAACTCATGCCTGTGGGGGTATCCGGTATCTGGGCGGGATTCATTCCCGGTGTGGAAGCCGGGCAGATGTATAAATTTCATGTGGTCCAGAGTGACGGTCATGAGGTCACTAAAACTGATCCCTTCGCTTTCCGTACTGAAATGCGTCCCGGCCATGCAGCTGTTACATGGGGGCTTGATCAATATGAATGGCGGGACAAGGATTGGATGACCGCACGGCGCGATGGAGGTCTGCCGCTTGATAAGCCGATTTCCGTCTACGAAGTCCACCTGGGTTCGTGGCGCAGGGAAGGCTGGGACTACCGGTCCTACCGTGAGCTTGTGGACGAACTGATTCCTTACGCTAAGGATATGGGATTCACTCACATTGAGCTGATGCCGATTGCCGAGCATCCCCTTGATGAATCGTGGGGCTACCAGACCACGCATTATTATTCCCCTACATCCCGCCACGGTAATCCTGACGATCTGCGTTATTTCATCGACATGTGCCATAAAGCCGGGCTCGGGGTTATTCTCGATTGGGTTCCGGGCCATTTCCCAAAAGATGATTGGGGGCTGGGCCGTTTTGACGGAAGCGCACTTTATGAGCACGCTGATGCCCGAAAGGGTGAGCATCCGGATTGGGGAACTTATATTTTTAATTTCGGTCGTCATGAAGTCTGTAACTTCCTGCTTGCCAATGCCCTCTACTGGCTAAAGGAATTTCATATTGACGGACTGCGTATAGATGCCGTGGCTTCCATGCTTTACCTTGATTATTCGCGTCGAGAGGGAGAGTGGATTCCCAACGAGCATGGTGGAAACGAGAATATCGAGGCTATTGAACTGCTTAAAAAATTGAACACCGTGGTTCATGAGCAATTTCCCGGTGCAATAATGATTGCGGAGGAATCCACATCATGGCCCGGTGTCTCCCGTCCGGTCTACGCTGGCGGACTTGGATTCACTTTCAAGTGGAATATGGGCTGGATGAACGACACCCTTGATTATATGGAAAAAAGTCCTATCCACAGGTCGTATCATCATAATAATTTAACTTTTTCCATGATCTACGCCTTTAGCGAGAACTTTTTCCTGCCGATTTCCCACGATGAGGTTGTGCACGGTAAAGGAGCCCTGCTGTCCAAAATGCCCGGAGATATGTGGCAGCAGATGGCGAATCTGCGTTTGCTGTTCAGCTATCAGTGGGCTCATCCGGGCAAAAATCTGCTCTTTATGGGCTGCGAGTTCGGGCAGTGGAATGAATGGAATTGCCGCAAGGAACTGGATTGGACTCTGCTCGGTTTTCCCTCGCATCAGGGGCTGCGTAATACTGTGATCGACCTTAACCGGGTTATGCATGAAAATCCGGCTATGTACCGGCACGATACGGATTGGTCTGGTTTTGAATGGGTAGGGTTTAACGATTACAAATCCTCCACCATAAGTTTTCTGCGCAAGAGCGAAGGGGAGAGACCCGTGCTTTGGGTCTTTAATTTTACCCCGGTTGTCCGCACCAACTACTGCCTCGGTTGCCCGCAGGATGGCTACTGGGAGGAAATTTTCAATTCGGATTCCGAAATGTACGGCGGGTCCAATGTCGGCAACGTTGGCAAGGTCGAGGCCCGTA is a window of Maridesulfovibrio sp. DNA encoding:
- a CDS encoding NUDIX hydrolase; its protein translation is MLVSKPCPHCGGDVVMYRNPVPTVDVVIYDPALGVVLIERNNPPFGWALPGGFVDYGETLEHAAVREAKEETGLDVVLTGLVGVYSMPTRDDRQHTISITYSAVARDTSLLQAGDDAGTASFFQLHSLPDLVFDHRDILGDFSSKILRLHEHAAVGSSG
- the glgA gene encoding glycogen synthase GlgA; translation: MHDVLYVTSEMYPFSKTGGLGDVMGALPPAVHAKGVRTAVITPFYGRMNLAGHKLRLVYSDLHVGYPWPSTTAEIYQTDYDGISVYFVSRGEYFDRRHYYNTHNGDYFDNCERFIFFCKAVLKWARLLPSAPTVIHSHDWQSSLVPPYLYFDREHDSFWKNTRTVTTIHNLAFQGRFSERLFHESGLPAEAWSMHGAEFYGDLNMLKASIAYSDAVTTVSPSYAQEILGPEFGCGLEGFLNAQTHKLYGILNGADYAVWDPSEDKFLPCCYSADNVQGKQECKKSMLSDFYMSEQLVDKPVLGFIGRLRDQKGIDLLIDILPRLMEKEVGVIVLGEGDLGYEARLLEFMEEYPGRFCVQVGYTEDLAHGIQAGADIFLMPSRYEPCGLTQIYALRFGTPPVATAVGGLRDTITPYPDEGATGFTFAEPDGDLFYDAVIQAVDLWHDRPEWEKMVKRAMLKEFTWNRSAGEYIKLYQSLGARV
- the glgB gene encoding 1,4-alpha-glucan branching protein GlgB, which produces MPETLPVYIAPFDLFLFGKGEHWDLYRILGAHFDLQEEQEGYRFAVWAPNAREVFVTGDFNGWNNRANKLMPVGVSGIWAGFIPGVEAGQMYKFHVVQSDGHEVTKTDPFAFRTEMRPGHAAVTWGLDQYEWRDKDWMTARRDGGLPLDKPISVYEVHLGSWRREGWDYRSYRELVDELIPYAKDMGFTHIELMPIAEHPLDESWGYQTTHYYSPTSRHGNPDDLRYFIDMCHKAGLGVILDWVPGHFPKDDWGLGRFDGSALYEHADARKGEHPDWGTYIFNFGRHEVCNFLLANALYWLKEFHIDGLRIDAVASMLYLDYSRREGEWIPNEHGGNENIEAIELLKKLNTVVHEQFPGAIMIAEESTSWPGVSRPVYAGGLGFTFKWNMGWMNDTLDYMEKSPIHRSYHHNNLTFSMIYAFSENFFLPISHDEVVHGKGALLSKMPGDMWQQMANLRLLFSYQWAHPGKNLLFMGCEFGQWNEWNCRKELDWTLLGFPSHQGLRNTVIDLNRVMHENPAMYRHDTDWSGFEWVGFNDYKSSTISFLRKSEGERPVLWVFNFTPVVRTNYCLGCPQDGYWEEIFNSDSEMYGGSNVGNVGKVEARKAGDLGAFPYYLELTLPPLGAIALRPGRE